Part of the uncultured Desulfobacter sp. genome, CGCTCCTGAAATGTGATATACGGGTCATCTTCAAAATGATGCCCCGGGGATGCCGACCAGGTAGTCCATCCCAGTTTGGGTGTATTTAATCCTGTCTGGCCCAGCACACATGCCGGGATCTGTTGTTTATCAAGTATCACGCGCAGTTCAAATTCAAATTCAATGCCCACCATGTACCGGATGAGTGAAAACACCGGCAGGAGCAAGTCACCGCCGGGCATGAACTTATTATACCGGGTAAACCCCATCGGTCCGATATTGACCCTGAATTTGGTCCGGCACTCCTTGACCATGCTCCCGCACACGGCGTCCCTGCCCAGGGAGGCATGGGCCGAGCCAAGGCGGGTGCAGTCTTCTTCTTCCAGGGGGATATCTCGTTCAATGAACTGGTTCACCTGGGTCGGTGCCCCGGAAAAGTATTCAATGGCCGCCTCAATCCCCGTTGCCGATGCCGTGGGCAAAGAGAGCAGGCCGCTGTAAAAGGTTAATGATTCCCTGGGAAGATCGAGCATGCCCACCATACCGGATGTGCCTAAGCCCGCCAGGCTGAGCAGGTACCTGGAAAGTCTGTCCCCGGCTCCGGGCTGGTAGTTTTCCGGGAACCGCTGTTTTTTCCAGGCCAGATAAAAGAGCGAAATCAGGCGGTGGTGGAACATGTTTAAAAATTCAATAAAGGTGTCGTCCTTTTTTTTCTTTCGCGCCACCCCAAGTTCATTGTACCAGTTGGGCAAAAGGCCGGACGGGCCGATAAGCCCCATGAAGGCCACATCCATTTGCGTCTGCCCTGATGATTCATCCTTTTCAAGGCGTGCAATGTCACTGGCCGGAAAACAAAAGCCGGGTTGTACACCAAAACGCACGGCTTCCTGGTCCGGCGTCAGTGCCTCGCCAATGGCCTTTTTTTCAGGTGCAAATTTTTCCAGGAGTTCAAC contains:
- the tssG gene encoding type VI secretion system baseplate subunit TssG; this translates as MAPEKRQSDPGIETQLYESFFEFSFFKAVELLEKFAPEKKAIGEALTPDQEAVRFGVQPGFCFPASDIARLEKDESSGQTQMDVAFMGLIGPSGLLPNWYNELGVARKKKKDDTFIEFLNMFHHRLISLFYLAWKKQRFPENYQPGAGDRLSRYLLSLAGLGTSGMVGMLDLPRESLTFYSGLLSLPTASATGIEAAIEYFSGAPTQVNQFIERDIPLEEEDCTRLGSAHASLGRDAVCGSMVKECRTKFRVNIGPMGFTRYNKFMPGGDLLLPVFSLIRYMVGIEFEFELRVILDKQQIPACVLGQTGLNTPKLGWTTWSASPGHHFEDDPYITFQERDLKQLKS